GTGTGAAAGTAAGAACAGTATGCACATCGATGACAGCATTGCTATCGCCATCTAAGAGATAAGAACTCATAGGCatctcctttttttattttttttatttctttggtTATACATATGCATCTcctttttgataaaagaaaaaacggtatgatatttttttttcctaaaaaaaagACACTATTTTGGTTTGGGCCAAGTAGGGGGACCAGACCTCCGGTATTACATCAGTCAGAGAGAGGGGACGATCCTATCCTATAACCACGCCGAGGAATCggtcaggattttttttttttttccttctgtttTTGGCCATCCTACTCTTTACCTAACTTAAGGTGACACGCATACAAACATATCATCTCATGCACGTCTCTCTCACGTTCCCTTTCCTATTGCCACCCTCCCCTTGTCGTAGAAGCCAAAACAAGTCAATATTCCTCCAACCCCACCTTTATCATTAGTTGCAATCATAAAGAGGAACAATGGGAACACCTCCATACCCAAATCTCCATGTTTTTAGCCTTAAAATGTTGTCTTAAGCCTTTATAATCCCCATGCATCCCATTCATGGGTTCAATAAATCTCCTCCACAAAGGGGAAGGTGGCCCGTTCTTTTTTCTCATGTTCTGATGCTTTCCGCTTCGCCCACTTAGAATCATTTTGTTGTTGATAAAAACTCCCATGCAATGCCTCTGTCCATTGCCTATCATGCCTTTTTATGTTGTGGATGAGATGATGGGAGACTTCAATATTCCAAAAAGGTGCACCACTTAGGGCCTCCATTGGTAACCTAATGACAATTTTAGGGGGCCTGTGGGGTCTTGTGTTAGCTGCCGTGAGCCATGCGAAAGCATGACAAAGAATATTGATCACCACCATAGTCATGCAGAGGAGAATGAAGACTTGCATCATAAAATACTATGCATGTAGCACTCGATAGCTGCCATCAAGAGATGGATGACCATCAATCAAGGTAGCCTTACGTGTTATATATGGTGTGCCTAGTTTGATAGTTGCCCATATTCTGATGATGACCATCGAGTGCCGCACATCATACCATAGAGGATCCTGGGTCTATACAAATAGTCCACGTGTTATGTTCATGATGCCTCTACAAGAGAATTTTGGGCAGCTTTGCCattacctttttttctttttccacatTAGTGTTTTCATTCAGGCCATGTAATCATAGTCGGAGATGTTGCTTAGGTTGCAAGGTCAATGCATTCCAGGCTGATGGCTTATAATGATGAAAATGGTCTCCATAATAGACTATGTCTTTGTAATGGTTACGTGGGTGTATGGTTTGCTAATCCATAGTTTTCATTTGATGCCGCTGTAGGCTGTCAACATACTAGTTTGCACATTAAAAAAATGGGGCAAGAAGAATGCTTCAAAATGGACAATATGAAGATCGAAAGCTTGACAAATTTGAATTATCATTGCACCATGAGGTCACTTAACATGTATGTCTTGAGGATTTGGGTTTCAAtcattaagaaattatttttctGTAAATTTAGGTGACATGTTTCTCATATAGTTTTAATCATTCTCTTTTCAGGGGCAAGGCATGCATGTGTGAAGTGGAATGTGCAGTTGGTTTCTATAACAGATGGCAAACTATGTAATATCTTAGCTACCATCCCAGCCCTTCCCATTCGTTCACACCGTTTGAGCATCAATCAATGCATTTAATACAAACTACGGCTAAATCCAAAGATTAAGAGAACACAAGGGATTGATGTTCTATAGTTGAccttagaaataaaaaattagaaatatataATGATATATATGTTTAAAAAAGTACTATACGGGAGGAATGATGATAATATTGTTACACACTAATGTCCACGTTAACAAATCATGAGGatcatataattaaatataatagaatGTTTAAGTAAGGAAGAACAAGTTGTGGCTGACAAGTAAACACAGAATGCAGTTGGTGCAAGAATCTGATCCAAATTGAAGGTAGTTCCTAGAATTTGCCCATtgacttttttctctcttttttaagTAACACTAGAAATCACAAATCTGCCCATTGACGTGAAAAGGTCATATTCATCTCTTTCTTACTATATATCACGGAAAAAGAACTTAAATTTCTGAAATAAGTTCAAATTAATCTCTTCTATTATCAATACACATGGTTAAGAAGTGATGGAATAACATAATTTTAATTGGTTGGGCCTAAGTTGCAGCATTATGATCTTATGCATAAACCTGATATTATGTAGTCCTTATTGAAGAGATTAAAGAAACTTCTGCAGACAAACGAAAACTACGAGTAAATAATTTGTGCTAAACAATTAAAAAATGATGTGCTAAAGTACGTGTTTGATAGAAAACACAATGGAATAGAGTACTACATACACAGACAACTAGAATGTCTTGAATAGCTAGCGAGAATGGAAGACCAAATGAAACACAGCTTTAAGCCATAAATTAAATATTCTGGCCCACATATGAACCCAAAGGAAAGACAACCTCTAAGTAAATTAATCCTTGATTGAATTTATACTTGATGATATGGATATTAATGTGGAAGTTACCGTGTAACAAGAATATAAAATTTTCTTCTTAGATTTTTAAGGAAAATTCTCTCAAAAaagaggaaatttaaaacaagaaaATTCCTGAAAAACAAGACCTAGTTAACTTGTGCTTTTCAACTTCGGAAAAGAAAATCTTGCCTATCTCTTGTAAATGATAACTCACAAAAAATATGGTAGAAGAAAGGATATATATGCAAACATTGATGACTTTTCTGTCTCTGTAAGGCACCAAAATATGGGTGTAAATTTGTAAAATTTCCAATTATCAATTACTTATATCTTGTTTTTGTTTTCACTTCTTTCTTTCGTTTTAGGTTTTCGTCGGTCTTAAACTTTGTAAATTTAATTAGCTTCAGTTACAAATTACCTTGCCTTATGGATGTGTTAGAGTTTTGTTTGTTTATGGCATTAAGAGATCCAACTTCTTAGAATTCAatattccttttctttttgatgcaAAATCTCCTACGCATGGAAATGCTAAAACTAAGAAAGATGGGTAACTAAAGGATAAAAAGGAAATTTgctcaaaaagaggaagaagaagagagaaggcaGCAAAGTCTGAGGGACAGATATTCTATAGGTATCACTCATACATCTAGAGAGGTAGCGATAGATAGatacatagacacacacacatgcacacatgcagagagagagagagagagagagggacaaGAAAACAAGCGAACATTGCAAGCAAGTACTAATTTGCGTCTTAGGCTAGAGAATTCTGAAAGAAAGAGTCCAGACAATCATTTTTATTCTAAACGTATCCTTTTAGCTCTTCAATTTTTCCCTTGCCTCAAGAGGAGTCAAATTCCTACCTTCAAACTAGAGAATTAGcattgtaaataattattctGCTATTTCTTTTGGCACTCAGATTTGGTAAAAATAAATGCTTTAATTAAGGAGAAATCTTCTGATATTAGTGTCTACTTAAGGATAACAAGAGAACTTTCTTCTATTTGATACTGCTTTCTTATGCATCTATTCATGTtgtttaactaaataaatgtagaACAAATTCCATTCAAATACTCTTACAATACAGGTAGAATGATCTCAGCCATACCTTGGAACTGTAATTTAGTAGCATTTAGTTTAAGAAGCCAACAAGACGGGCCAGCTGGTGGGAACCCCTCTCATGTTGGGGGGAGGTCACGGGTTCGTAGCCCGAGGGAGGTATTCCCTCCATGTTTCTCGGCATACACATGTGTGCACTACTTTGGCACAGTTTGCACATACATTAAATTTTGGAACTATGTGTCTAAGGCGTCTGCAAGcaggaaaaaattttaaaattgcttcTTCAACAAATGTTTTATTGAAGGAATTCTCATGGAAATTCTATAATTAATTATTAGCttcatttttgataatatttGCAGATAGCTTTCATCAAATGTAATTAGAGGGCTCCAGCATTTGCAGAGTTTTCAACTTATAACGACCATGGAGTTCTTAATAAACTAGTGAATACTAGTCAACCGAAAAAAACGGGGAAATAGTAAGTGAAGAGTCCATTACTTGTGATATTTTCAACACTAATAATGACAACGCCGAGATCCAGAATGTTATATGGATTTCTCCCTCTTTAATTTTTAGAGGGCTAATAGTTTAATTAGGACATGTCTTCACCTCTAATTTATGTCTTAAATAATTTCTGTAATCGATCACGAGATTTAGAACTAAAGGCATCAAGAACCTATGCAAGCGAACCATCTGCATCTTAACGCCCGCACCTAATAAACCCCTCACCACCACTGACAACAAACGATTTACCAAATCTGATTTGTCTCAACCCAGGTTAGAGAACCTTAATCATAGAAAATAATGTTGTGCCACTCAGATACATACGTTTCACCTAAACATatagctacaatagcaagcattcAGCATAAGAATCCTTTTGGATCTCAAGTTCCTTTCACTCTTCCAACACCAATCATGAAGATGTAAGACTAATAGGTGCCTAAAACCATGTAGATGAACTCATGCATGGGTTTGATTCTAGTTATGGATTTCTGTCAAGTCAATCTAGCTAGTCTTCATTACGTAAACATGGGTGAATAAAGTCCTACAAGCAACCAGCACCAATTACCTAATATAACCAGAAGGAAACAAATGGAGAAATGGCTTAGAGTTTACCTGAGTTTCATCTAGTCCAAGCTTCTCAGCCAAGTACTTCATCAGCAATCCAACTGTCATCCTCCCGTCTCTGCAAAACAAACATTTTTTTATAGAGTAAAGAGAACAAAATCCAGCACCCGAGAGGAGAAGAATTCGGAATGCAATAGAAAAAAGGCTGAGGCGAAAGGATACATAATCTGGAAAaacggaaaagaaaaaagaaaagatcacACGAGACAAAAGGGTAGCAAAAAGTACTTGATCCTCAAGTAGCTCTTGGGTATCTGAGGCAAAAAGGGTTCCTTCCCCCTGcattaaaaagaaaaagttcACCCCATCAAAATCTTTAATGGAAAATAGTGCGAGGGGGGAAATCACACACTCACAACCTTGAagaaagcaaaaaataaaaagacattAGGCTTTCTTCCTTATTCCATAAAAGTGCAATCCATGAAAAGAACAATACATCCATAAGGGCTAAACATAAACAGTAGTAGAAGTATGATCGAAATCTAGAAATTAAATAGGTAATGAACCTTGCCCTCAAAACTCCCTCACAACTCACTGGTTTTGTGCCGCTTGGAGCAAGAACCACACTCCGGTGTGCTGCCTTGCCGGTGGGCTAACCACCCTCATCGAGCCGCCGATCTCCACCGGCAGGCCCAGGCTCGCCGATGGGAGCATGAATTGCCCCCAGTTATAGGCTGTTAACGTCGGCAACGGCCTCGAGGAGATGCTCGCCATTGCACCGGCACTCCGGTACCCCGCTGCCACCGCCGGAAACAATGGCACCATCGTGGGACCACTAGCGACCGGCAATGGAGGCCGCGAGGGACCTGATGACCTATCAGAGAACAAGTTAAGCTCCACTGCCTCACCCCTACTCCTGTCCGTTCTATTTGTTGGATCTACCGGAGCATCATCATCTAGCCTCGAACCACCAGACGGCCGGCCACCGATGCCTAATTGGAGCCACCCTTGGTAGTTGTCATCACCTTCTTTAGAGCTAGGCcccgcctcctctccttcctcctcgtTGTTGCCGCTACCCTGAGGAACCTCCTCGGCCATCAGGCCAGGTAGCGATGAAGTCTTTTCTCGCTGGAATTCCGATTGGATGTCGCCGAAATGGCTACCATAGCTGTTGTAGTGTCGCCGGAGAAGGTTACGTGCCGGGACCATCATGTTATATTGATTTCTTCTGGGGTTGCCGCCGTCCGATCGTTTCCATGATGGTAGTAGCAGACATGtactacttatatatatatacacacatcagGGAAAGGAatattagaagaagaagaagaagagaggttgTGGGTATTGGAAAGAGCAGGACGAGATGAAGCAAAGGTAGTGGAGGCTGTAGGATGGGGACAGTGAGGTTAGGGCTTCTTCTTCCTCTATGAGGAACAAAGGAGAAGacagggagaagagagaggcttTGGGATCTCACTTTCCATGGATTCCCCAATTTGTGTGGCTTGTGGAGATGAAATAGTTAGAGATGGTGGGAAGTCAAGGTAGATCTTTGTAATTTTATATGTTATTAAGTATTATTAAATATGTGAATTTTTATGAGGGTATGTAAACGAGTACACGGAATTTGGATGCCGTATTTGAGATTTTTTAATCACATgcgatagagagagaaaatttctacgTACCTGAGAATTTGGATTGTGGGGTCCACATTTCGTGTTGATTGTTGATTAGTTTGGCGTATTGAAGTGCAAGATTATAATAACATCCACGTGCTATTGTTATATAAGGtgatgaagtttttttttttacatttaaacccttatattttttttttatcacttaAACCTTTGTATGTTTCATCTATTGGGAATGACACCTTGCACGGTAACAGGACTTGCAACTATTTCTTCATAGACTTTTTGAGTGCATGAAGTGTTGGAATTATGTGATCTAAaccaaaaatataagataaatAAGAATGAAGAGATAAACTAAAAAGTTACTAGTGGTTTTTATTTCTCTgttacttatttttatttttttgttgctcatttttgttgtttttgattttttttattttaaattaaatctttcaatttatttatgtGGAGAAAGGAGGATCTGTTGactcttatatttttgtatatcaaatttttatgattctTATATTTTTGCATATCAAATTTTTATGACTCTTGTatttttatatatcaaatttttatttcttgtaagatgattttagtgtaattcttcaaataATTATTCATAGGATGAAAATTACATCTAGTATACAATAAATACTTTAATTTTAATAAACTTTGAGGTTCGTATATTATGCGTTGATGTACACTATTACATTAAAAAATATGATGGGTTGATCATTgatttcaaaatatcatatatattacttattttataataaaaaaatcataatgggCCTTGAAATATATATTCCTAGATGAAATGGATTACTTTCCATTGAAATCATGCTGCTCAGGATATTATATATGTCTCCTTAATAACTAGTGCTTGAAAAATAGGCTTGAGGTATATTTTTGGAAAGGATGAAAGATTCATTTTCCTTTGCACTAATCCATCATTGGATATCCACCAATAATTTTGAGATGTATACAGCCCATCAATAATAGAATTTCAAGTGAGCTTTGAGATCCATGCTAATGGCTTAGAAGGTGAATCCCTTTTCGAGCGGAAGATACAATGTCAAGTCTCTGTAATCAGTTGGTGAAGCAAAGTAAGGTCCAACTTGGGCACAAATGAGACATATTCCGATGTGAACAATGTTGTTAAGACTAACTCGTCCAATATTTGACTGGCAAAAGAGTTTGAACGTGTCTAACTACTatctttatataaaaaaaagtaaaaaaaataagatcatatAATATTAAGAAAAAATGTAGGGTGTTATCTAATAAGCTGCAATGTCTTCGCTCTTTAGAAATTGGACACAGATGGAAAACGAACCAAAGTAACGTGATGACGTGATATAATGGAACAGGACATGTAACGGTGTTAGTCTTCCACATCCAGGAGAACGTTTACAGGTGGTGGAGGGTCGTTCGGTACAAGCGTGCATGGATTCGCTCTGGGTAGTTTTGATGGCAGTGCATCTGTCGGCGGTGAGCGGTCAATTCACGTTATTGGTTGGTGTTGGTGGATGCACCGGGGGGTGATGGGACCGGGCGCCGAATCGTACATTTGGTCTTTGATTTGATGCCGCGCCACGTAAGGCCCGTGCGTGATATCCTGTTCCGAGGGTGGATGTAACGTGAAGGTGTTCCGCTAGGTCACAGCGCGCGCCTCGCAGTGGAGATCTAATCCTGAACGTTCATCAGAAGAAAACAATAATCAACCCATCATCATCTGAAGACAAGTGACGGCAATCTTCAGCCCTCCGTCGGGAGGCTTCCGATGCCTTTGTAGCAAACCATCAGTTGCGCCTTACCCCGTCTCCACTTATCATCAGAAGGGCACCACTCCGCCcccacccttctcccttctttctttctttctttttttttttttaataaaatgaaACACTTGTACAAATCTTGATCGAACATAATTCAAAAGATTGAAAAACAAAATATCCTGGGCATCATTCTCAATTCGATCCATAGCACGTCTGTtccatgataaaaaatattatccaaTCAACAGTGTtgtttgttttttaaaaaaatatgtttgatgataaaaaaaaaatagttccaTCAATAGGTTCGATATATGCTGCAGCAGTTACGTGCCCCTCAACATTGAGTATGCGTCTATACCAGTCAAAAGAGGCGGTCATAGGAGCACTGAAATTATTTATGTAGATTGTAATACCAATTTGTGAAAGCAAGCGAGCGTGGTCATGATTGTTCAATGTTCAACGGTCCAACAAACCAATGCAACTCTTGGAACCACTGTTGGTGTATGATATTAGATAACTACTAATTTAATACCAACAGTCTTCATGAACATATATTTCGGGAAGGTCATGTCTTTTCATAAATAGATGGATCAATATCTATACATAGAGatgtttgatcataaattttaaatcagtCACTcatcctccctctctttctctctcttttcatatGGTCAAGTACAGAATTTTTTTGTGTAGAAGTTCTAAAGATAGATCTTCAGAATTACTATctgcttctaccaaaaaaaaaaaaagaaattactaTCTCCAGATTTCTGTTGATTTTATTGTATCCCAAAAGAGATTCACTATAAATCTGGTAGCAAACTCATTCAAGTGAGAACAAAGACAATATGTATACCTGCCTCAAAGCTACATAATTACTTTTATTTTGCTTTCACAATACTCCATTACCTCAACAAGTTTaacatgatatatatttgcaatgGAGTCAAGATTAAAACTACTTTCAAAGTAATAAATCAAGACTTTATTGAAATAGATGTATTTGATGGGATGAATTTTGCATGGTGGAAGGACAAGATGCTGTTTTTACTCACCGTACTGGAAATATGCTATATGCGTGATCCTAATCTACTAGAGATTCTAACGTAAAACTAGATGATATTGACCAAGTGAAGACAGAATGAAAGAAATGTGAAGAAGATGACTTGCTATGTAGAGGGCATATTCTCAACATATAATTAGATTGTTTGTATGATCTCTTCACATTAATCAAGTCTCCAAGGGAAAAAAGATTTAGATATAACATAGAAAAGTAAAGCGCAGACAAATTTTTAACCattaaatatctaaaatctaCTATGTTGATAATATTTCCATTGTGGATCAAGTTCATGAATTGCAATTTTTGGTGTCTAAACTTAAAGACTTTTTAAAAATGGAGGTTCCTGAGCAATTTCAAGCGGAGACTATATTGACCTaaggattaattttgataaatataaaatatttgagtatttatTTTGATACTAAGAACTTGTTGAACTTCTTGTATAGAGAGTTAGAAAGCTAAAATCATTCttgagaagaatattttaattgataagttttataaataaaaaagaataattgAATAAAGTTACATcatgaaaatcaagaaaaagaatcCAAGAGTCAATTTCTAAATATAAAAGAGTTGACTCTGACATGCATTTTTCAAGTGGTATAAGTTAAAATTTAATTCTTATTTAAGTACAAGTCGACTCTCTCAATCAAACAGAAGGCAAAAATTTCAGCACCAAACTCCGAGCTGACTCTTATTTAAGTATGAGTTGACTCTCGCAAAAAAGCTAGAGAAGTATCTCTGTAGAACAGTCTTTGAGCTGACTTTTGTTTGATTATGAGATGATTTATAATTACTCAAGTCGATCTCTATTTGATCTCGAGTTGATTCGACTGCGGTTGACAGCAATAacgattaattttataaaaattttagattttttaaaataatttttggtcGCTAGTTTTTGGTCCTCAATGGCTAGAAATGGATATTTGGcttttttagaggatttaaaggcttcaaaatataattaagagccaaaagaaaaagaacaagagaaaagaaaaggaaggaaaaagctAAGTGAGAGTCCAAGAGTATTCAAGAGAGCTAAAAGcaatcaatatttaaaaatcttAAAGCATTCAAAGAGTTCTTCTGAACATTAATTGTAATGTTTCCTCAACATATTCTTCAAAGAGCTCCATCAATTTTTGTTTACTCATTTAGGagcttttattatatttataatttatttcttattttttgctGTAAGCAAGTTTTAATTAGGATTAAAACTTTGAGAAAGGCCTATCGAAGTCTGAAATTGGATTGAGTTTATTTGAGAAAATCTAAGAGAGGATTTGAAAAgtgattttgattgatttttactataaaaattaattaatttagattgtgaatctgaaaaataattttattataatttatatagagattatagtgaaattttcaatGGAGACTTGAGAAGTGAATGTAGATGCTAGATTTGGCATGCAATCACTGTAAATTCTTAGTGTTTATGTGTACCTTCTCTTTTGCTTGCATTGCATCTTGATTTCTTATTTATTTCAGTATTCTTTGTTTTATATCATCTCACCATACTTCacatattttgaaagttatgcataatAAGTTCTAAATTtgtaaaaaatccaattcacctctTCTCTTGGGTTGTTTCTTTGGAtaataagtggtattagagcttagtACTCAGCTtgatttgatctaacaatcaagagTTAAAGATCAAATGGTAGCCCAAATTGGTGTATCTTTTATTGAAAGACAATCCACTAATAGAGCATCCTTATTTAATGGCACATATTAACTTTTTGGAAAAATGTATATGCATCTTCATTCAAGtactaaaatatgatttttggaGTGTCATCATCAATGGCCCGCATACATCCATAATCTTGAGAGATAGCATTGTCATATCCAAACTGGAGAAGGATTAGGatgatttagataaaaaaatgatttaattgaatgctaaagttatgaatattctttattgttcattagatgctaatgaattcaataggatttttacttatatttttactaagaaaatatgggatagataagAGGTTACCTATGAAGGTACcaacaaagtaaaaaaaatttaaaattaatgtgCTTGTAtacaaatatgaattatttaagatGGAATAAAATAAATCTATTACTGGTATGTTCATTAGGTTCATTAATACTATAAATGATCTTAAGAgcttaaaaaaat
The sequence above is a segment of the Elaeis guineensis isolate ETL-2024a chromosome 7, EG11, whole genome shotgun sequence genome. Coding sequences within it:
- the LOC105034785 gene encoding uncharacterized protein gives rise to the protein MMVPARNLLRRHYNSYGSHFGDIQSEFQREKTSSLPGLMAEEVPQGSGNNEEEGEEAGPSSKEGDDNYQGWLQLGIGGRPSGGSRLDDDAPVDPTNRTDRSRGEAVELNLFSDRSSGPSRPPLPVASGPTMVPLFPAVAAGYRSAGAMASISSRPLPTLTAYNWGQFMLPSASLGLPVEIGGSMRVVSPPARQHTGVWFLLQAAQNQGKEPFLPQIPKSYLRIKDGRMTVGLLMKYLAEKLGLDETQVVITCKGQQLPPSMTVQYVRDQIWGSRVELLPSLPSTEHIMSLQYSRSR